The DNA sequence ACCGCGCTGGCCGCCACCGAACCGCAGGACGCGGCCGAGATCGCCGACCGCCTCGGCCGGTACGCCGACGGGGACGTGACGCTGCACGGCGTACCGCTGCGGGACGTGGCGCTGGCGACGGTGCGGGAGCGGATCCTGGTGGCCGACAACGACGCGCAGCTGTTCAGCGGCGTGCTCCGCACGGAGCTGGACCCGCACGACCGGGCGGACCGCGCCGCGGTCGAGGCGGCGTTGGCCGCGGCCAGCGCGACGGACATCGTCGAGGCGCTGCCCGGCGGCCTGGACGGCCCGGTCGCCGAGCGGGGCCGGGAGTTCTCCGGCGGGCAGCGGCAGCGCCTGCGGCTGGCCCGCGCGCTGGTCGCCGACCCGGAGACGCTGATCCTGGTCGAGCCCACCAGCGCGGTGGACGCGCACACCGAGGCGCGCGTCGCCGACCGGCTGGCCGCGGCCCGGTCCGGCCGCACCACGCTGGTCTGCACCACCAGCCCGCTGGTGCTCGGGCGCGCCGCGCACGTGGTCTTCGTGGAGGACGGCAAGGTCGTCGCCGAGGGGCGGCACGAGGAACTGCTCGCGGCCGAGCCCCGGTACGCGGCCACGGTGAGCCGGGAGGAGGACCGATGAGCAACGCGCTGCCCGTCGCCGACGCCGCGCGGGTCCGCCGGTACGTGCGGGAGCTGGTCCGCCGGCACCCGCGTGGCCTGACCGCCGCGCTCGGCCTGCACGCGCTCGCCGCGGCGGCCGGGCTGGTCACCCCGCGCCTGCTCGGCGACCTGGTCGAGGGGATCTCGCAAGGCGTGGCGGCCACCACCGTGGACCGGGTGGTGGCGGCCATCGCCGCGTTCGTGGTGGCGCAGGCGGTGCTGGTCCGTTTCGCGCACCTGGCCTCGGCCCGGCTCGGTGAGCGGGTCCTCGCCGAGCTGCGTGAGGAGTTCGTCGACCGGGTGCTGGCGCTGCCGCTGTCCACCGTGGAGCGGGCCGGCACCGGTGATCTGCTCACCCGCACCACCCGGGACGTGTCCGCGCTGTCGAGGACGGTCCGTTTCGCCGGGCCGGAGACGTTGATCGCGGCCGTCACCGTGCTGCTGATCCTCGGCGCGCTGGTGCTGACCGGGCCGCTGCTGGCGCTGCCCAGCCTGCTCGCGGTGCCGGTGATCTGGGCCGGCACCCGGTGGTACCTGCGCCGCGCGCCGGCCGGCTACCTGCGGGAGAACGCCGCCTACTCGGACATCACCGACGGGATCAGCGAGACGGTCGAGGGGGCGCGGACCACCGAGGCGCTGCGTCAGGCGGCCCGCCGCCGGGCCCGTGGCGACGCCGACATCCGTCGCTCGTACGCGGCCGAGCGCTACACGCTGTACCTGCGGACCGTGTTCTGGCCGGTGGCCGAGTTCGGCTACCTGGTGCCGATGGTGGCCACGTTGCTGATCGGCGGTTGGTTCCACCTGAAGGGCTGGGCCACCCTGGGCCAGGTCACCGCCGCCACGCTCTACGCCCAGCAGCTCACCGACCCGATCGAGCGGCTGCTCGGCTGGCTGGACGAGTTCCAGGTGGGTGGCGCCTCGCTGGCCCGGCTGCTCGGCGTGGCCAGCGCGCCGGACGAGCGGCCCCCGGCGCCCGCCGCGCCGCGCCGGCCGACCACCGACAGCCGGCTCGCCGCGCACGACGTCCGGTACGCGTACCGCGCCGGCCACGACGTGTTGCACGGCGTGACGTTGGTGCCCCGGCCCGGGGAACGGCTGGCGATGGTGGGCCCGTCCGGGGCGGGCAAGTCCACCCTGGGCCGGCTGCTGGCCGGTGTGCACACGCCGTCCGCCGGTGCGGTGACCGTCGACGGTCGACCCCTCGCCGAGCTGCCCCTGGACGAGCTGCGTACCCACGTCGCGCTGGTCAGCCAGGAGCACCACGTGTTCATCGGCACGCTCGCCGACAACGTGGCGATGGTCCGGCCGGCCGCCGACCGGGCGGCGGTGCGCGCCGCGCTGGCCGCGGTCGACGCGCTGGACTGGGCGGAGGCGCTGCCGGAGGGCCTGGAGACGACCGTCGGGGCCGGCGGGCATCCGCTCACCCCGGCGCAGTCGCAGCAGCTCGCGCTGGCCCGGCTGGTGCTCGCCGACCCGCACACGCTGGTGCTGGACGAGGCCACCTCGCTGATCGACCCCCGGGCCGCCCGGGCGCTGGAGCGGTCGCTGGCCGCGGTGCTGCACGGGCGGACCGTGATCGCCATCGCGCACCGGCTGTTCTCCGCGCACGACGCGGACCGGGTGGCGGTGGTGTCCGACGGTCGGATCACC is a window from the Micromonospora sp. DSM 45708 genome containing:
- a CDS encoding ABC transporter ATP-binding protein, which encodes MSNALPVADAARVRRYVRELVRRHPRGLTAALGLHALAAAAGLVTPRLLGDLVEGISQGVAATTVDRVVAAIAAFVVAQAVLVRFAHLASARLGERVLAELREEFVDRVLALPLSTVERAGTGDLLTRTTRDVSALSRTVRFAGPETLIAAVTVLLILGALVLTGPLLALPSLLAVPVIWAGTRWYLRRAPAGYLRENAAYSDITDGISETVEGARTTEALRQAARRRARGDADIRRSYAAERYTLYLRTVFWPVAEFGYLVPMVATLLIGGWFHLKGWATLGQVTAATLYAQQLTDPIERLLGWLDEFQVGGASLARLLGVASAPDERPPAPAAPRRPTTDSRLAAHDVRYAYRAGHDVLHGVTLVPRPGERLAMVGPSGAGKSTLGRLLAGVHTPSAGAVTVDGRPLAELPLDELRTHVALVSQEHHVFIGTLADNVAMVRPAADRAAVRAALAAVDALDWAEALPEGLETTVGAGGHPLTPAQSQQLALARLVLADPHTLVLDEATSLIDPRAARALERSLAAVLHGRTVIAIAHRLFSAHDADRVAVVSDGRITELGSHDELVAAGGSYAALWRSWHG